The Azotosporobacter soli genome segment TTTTTTTCTATTTCCTCCTGCAGCAAAGCTGCCTCGCTTGTTCTTCGTTCCTCGCCGCAGTCTGCCAAGCGTTCTTCATTCTCCGTCAGTTCTAAAAACAATCGATCATACTCTTTTAGCAGCCGAGGCAATCCTTTGATCGTTTCTTGTTGAATCGCCCAGCACTGCGTCGCCAGGTTCGCGGCAAGAGCCTCCAATATCTCTATTTTATGCCGCAACAATCCAACTTTTACTTCCGCCTGCGCCATACCGACTCACCATCCCAACTCTAGCTACTGGAGGTGTACGAAGATAACGCAGAAAGCTTGGTATTCATCGTACTGATATACGTCTCCAGCGCAGAATATTTTGTATATAACTTATCTTCATAATCATCTAGGCGGTCACTTTCATCATCAATCTGCTCGCTATATTTATCAATTAATGTCGTCAGATTATTATCCGTATCCGAAGAATCCTCCGTCGTCCCGGCGATCTCAATCAGCAGCCCTTTGTTGCCTGAACTGTCTGCAACGGTAGATATGTTCTTTGCAATGATGTCATAAAAGCGATAGGCAATGCCTTCTTCTTTATAACGCGTGCTAAGCTGGCTCGCATTTAAACTGCGAACAATCCCGGTCGTCCCCAGCGAAGCCGTTTTGCCGGAGGAAGTGGTGTATGTGGATGATGCCTGCTGCGTGAATAATTTCATCACCGCTTCCGGATTACTCGCAATCGCCTCTTCTAACGTCGATTCGTCAATCGACAGTTTTCCGTTTTCTGCATAATCATCGCTTGCGGTGATCCCAATGCTGGAAAGACTGCTTGATTGCCCCGAAATCGAATCCGCTAATGCATTGCGCAGATTGCTCAAAAAACTGGTCAGCGTCGAATCGCCCTCCAGCAACCCGACTTTTGCTTTTGTTTCCCAACTGGTAATTTCATCATCGGTCATGTCTGCTTTTTGGTCATCCGTAAGAGCCGGATAATCAGAGTCCGCCGTTTCATCCAGCGCGTCATTGATCGTTTCCATCAAGGTATTGTAGTCATCGACGAAATCCTTGAGCAGATCGTAAACGCCGCTGCTGTCTTGCGTGACGCTGACTGTATCTGCGGTTGAAGAGCAAGAGGAAGACGTCGTCGTTGTGTCGGTAGTGGTTGTTTTATTTAATGTGTAGGTAACGCCATCAACAGTCACTACATTCGTACTTCGGACATAGCGTTGATCATCAATTACGACAATCGAGTCTTTTCCGTCCGTTTGCGTCGTCAACAGCGCCGATATGAAATTGCTGCTTCCGCTGTCAGCGGCAACCAACGAACTTCCCGCCCCCGTATCATCGGCAGTCAATGCCAGCTTTCCCGTCGTAGAATTGTAAGTCATCGTAGCTCCCGCTGATGACTTATTGATTTCGGACATCATATCCGACAAGGTTTCGTCTTCATCAAATGAAAAAGAAACGCCATTGATTGTCATATTAAGATATCCATTATCGAATGTTAATGCATTGCCCGAATTCAATTGATCCGCAATGCTGGACAAAGTATCCGAAGTGCTCAACCGATTGGAAAGAACGCCGCTGCTTGTGAATCCAAGATCCGTCAGGCCGCTGTCGCTCGACGACGCGGCACTGACCGAAATCGCCTGAACGCCCGAATCTGCGGATGTAATCGTCAAATAGCCTGAAGAGTTTTCGCTGACAGTCACCTTGCCTTCCCCAACAGCATCGTCGATCGCGTCTTGCAGCCCATCGACATCCTGGGCTGTCATATTATCCAAATCCACCGTATAATCCGTACCGTCAAGCGTCAAAACAAAACTTTCACCGCTGAGACTGCTGTAATCCGGCGTTGTCGCTCCTTGGACATCTTTTGTGATACCGCTTCCGCTGAGACTGGCATTTGTAGCCAACTGACACACTTCAACCGTATGACTCCCGGCCTTGGCAGTGCTGGACGCCGTTACCGCAACCGCCGACGAAGTGCTGGTCGCAGCATATTGCAAAAAATTCTTTGAGCTTAACAGACTCGTCGATGAAGACACATTAAAATATTTGCTGCTAAAATCCTGAATATCCGTAATCATCGTACGGTACGCAGTTTGCTTCCATTCCGCCGTTTGCTCTTTTTGCGTAAGCTTATTGTATTTCTTCGCCCGTTCTGCAAGCATCAACTGATCGACAATCCCGTCCACATCCAAGCCGGACGCCAAACCTGTGATCCGCGTCGTTCCATTAACCGTGGTCGTAGATATACTGCTGCTTGAAGACATTTTCTCGCCTCCTCTTAGGTAATATAATCAATTAACGTTTTCGAAATGACCTTCGCCCCCACTGACAAGGACGCCTCATAGCAATATTCCGCACTGCTCACTTCCGTTGCAGCGGTAGCCAAATCCACCTGTTCGTTATCGGTCATATATCCCGTATATGCCGTATATGCATCATCCAATTTATCCGACACCGCATCGACTTCATCCATACGTGCGCCAAGCGTGGATTGCGCAAACGTCAAACGATCCAAGTCCGCTGAAAATTCATCGATCAAATCGCTGATTGACATGGTCTGGGTACTGACCGTCACCGTTCCTGTCGAATCGACGCTGGCCGTTTTATAAGTTGTGTCACCTTGAAGCGCCAGCAACAACTTTGAAAAAGTGTCGAACAGATTGTTCTCGGCACCCTCGCCCACTGCATCTTGGCCTTCAATATTCACCGTGACTTGCGTACTAAATCCGATATTATAATTAATGCTCTCCGCTGCTGTTCCATACGTGGAAACCGCGGAAGATAACGTATCCGAAAGAGTCTGCTCCGCCGTCGAAGCATCCGCTACGGTCGTTGTCCCGCCATACGTCGTGACGGCATCTGCCAATGAATCCGACACGCTCTTTGCCGCTTTCGCCGCCGCTGCGAGCGACGAACTCGACGGATCCGCAGTAGCAGCTGCGGCTGCGGTATTATAATCGGCCAATGCCGTAGCAGCCGCAGCCGTCAATGTCGTCGTACCGCCGTATGCCGTAATTGCCGTCGTTAACGAGGCTGCAGACGTCTTCGTCTTGGTCGCCAGCGTCGCCAATGCCGTTGTTCCCTTCCCGTCGCTCACACAATCCGCCAGAACATCCTTTACCGTTTCCATCGCCGTGCTTGCCGAACTTAGCATTGCCGCTCCGCCATAGGTAGAAGCCGCCGTATTCAAGGTGTCATAGATGCTTTGGGCCGCCGTTGCGGCATCCGTCAGCGTCGTATTCGTTGCATCGGCAGCGGCCGCAGTCGCAGCTGCCTCATACGCCGCTTTCGCACTCGCCGTTGCGGTCGACAACGTTGTGGTTCCTCCATACGTCGTAATGGCCGTCGTAATATTTTCATACGCCGTTTTGGCCTTTGCCGCTGTAGTATTAATCGTAGCGTTGCTTTCGTACGCCTCATCTTCATTCATACTGTAGAACGATATGAGATCCGAGTCGGAAACATCCGCCGAAACAACGCCGCCCAGACTCAAATAAGATCCTTTGTACGTAATCGTATCGCCGATATCGCTGGAAACCGTTTTATACGGCTCTTCACTTGTGCTGTAGCCGCCGAAAATATAGCGTCCGGCATAGCTTGTATTCATAATTGAAACGGCTTGATCCCGCAGTGTTTCAATCGCATCTGCAATTGTCGCCAAATCCGATTCACTATTGGTATCGTTTGCCGCTTTGGTTGTCAGCTCCTTCGCACTCGCTATCACGTCACTCAGCTGACTTAGCGCATCATCCGTCGCTTTCTGCCAATTCCCTGCAGCATCCGCAGCATCCTGTGATTGTTTGATTTGTGCAACATAGCTGCGATAACTTACAGCGCGGGTTGCCACGACCGGATCATCGGAAGCCAATTGAATTTTTTCTTGCGAAGAGGCGGCCTCGTTGGCTTTGGCCAATCGATTGGCGGCTTTCGTAATATTTCGCAGGGCGTTGTCTGAAATCATGCTGTTGGTAATCCGCACATGCAACCCTCCTAATCATTGACCATATTAATGGTGCTATCATAGATCTGGCTCCAGGTCTTCACCGCTGCCGCCGATGCATCATACGCCGATTGATATTTCGTCAGGTTAACCGTTTCCTCATCGCTTGAAACGCCTGACACCGATGAACGACTGGTATCAATGTAAGTAACAAGCGTACTTTTACGGTCATATTGAGTTTGCGTATACGAACTGCTCGTACTTAGATCCGCAATGATATTATTGTAGCTCTCCGTCACGGTTGAACTTCCTGAAATATCAAGATCCGTACAAATACTGATAATGTCATTGAGATTTTCG includes the following:
- the fliD gene encoding flagellar filament capping protein FliD; protein product: MSSSSSISTTTVNGTTRITGLASGLDVDGIVDQLMLAERAKKYNKLTQKEQTAEWKQTAYRTMITDIQDFSSKYFNVSSSTSLLSSKNFLQYAATSTSSAVAVTASSTAKAGSHTVEVCQLATNASLSGSGITKDVQGATTPDYSSLSGESFVLTLDGTDYTVDLDNMTAQDVDGLQDAIDDAVGEGKVTVSENSSGYLTITSADSGVQAISVSAASSSDSGLTDLGFTSSGVLSNRLSTSDTLSSIADQLNSGNALTFDNGYLNMTINGVSFSFDEDETLSDMMSEINKSSAGATMTYNSTTGKLALTADDTGAGSSLVAADSGSSNFISALLTTQTDGKDSIVVIDDQRYVRSTNVVTVDGVTYTLNKTTTTDTTTTSSSCSSTADTVSVTQDSSGVYDLLKDFVDDYNTLMETINDALDETADSDYPALTDDQKADMTDDEITSWETKAKVGLLEGDSTLTSFLSNLRNALADSISGQSSSLSSIGITASDDYAENGKLSIDESTLEEAIASNPEAVMKLFTQQASSTYTTSSGKTASLGTTGIVRSLNASQLSTRYKEEGIAYRFYDIIAKNISTVADSSGNKGLLIEIAGTTEDSSDTDNNLTTLIDKYSEQIDDESDRLDDYEDKLYTKYSALETYISTMNTKLSALSSYTSSS
- the flgL gene encoding flagellar hook-associated protein FlgL; the encoded protein is MRITNSMISDNALRNITKAANRLAKANEAASSQEKIQLASDDPVVATRAVSYRSYVAQIKQSQDAADAAGNWQKATDDALSQLSDVIASAKELTTKAANDTNSESDLATIADAIETLRDQAVSIMNTSYAGRYIFGGYSTSEEPYKTVSSDIGDTITYKGSYLSLGGVVSADVSDSDLISFYSMNEDEAYESNATINTTAAKAKTAYENITTAITTYGGTTTLSTATASAKAAYEAAATAAAADATNTTLTDAATAAQSIYDTLNTAASTYGGAAMLSSASTAMETVKDVLADCVSDGKGTTALATLATKTKTSAASLTTAITAYGGTTTLTAAAATALADYNTAAAAATADPSSSSLAAAAKAAKSVSDSLADAVTTYGGTTTVADASTAEQTLSDTLSSAVSTYGTAAESINYNIGFSTQVTVNIEGQDAVGEGAENNLFDTFSKLLLALQGDTTYKTASVDSTGTVTVSTQTMSISDLIDEFSADLDRLTFAQSTLGARMDEVDAVSDKLDDAYTAYTGYMTDNEQVDLATAATEVSSAEYCYEASLSVGAKVISKTLIDYIT